The Arthrobacter russicus genome has a segment encoding these proteins:
- a CDS encoding ABC transporter substrate-binding protein has protein sequence MEIRKLYRAARTGRRLKLAGAALIAAAVLFSTAACGGNAGGNGNSPEVSIMVGGLNKVIYLPAKLTEQLGYFKDEGLNVTLLEEQSGANSTNAVLAGQVNGAVGFYDHTIMVQPKGQCIQSVVQFANIPGEAEVISTKNAAAYQSMKDLEGKNLGMTSFGSSTDFLTQALAGQAGVQNYTPVKVGAGPTFIAQLQQGSIDAGMTTDPTIAQLESSGEGKVLVEMRTADGTKAALGGLYPASSLYMSCDYVQKNPETVQKLANALVKTLRYINANDAATIAAKMPADYAAAGKELYEKSVNDSKGIFNQDGKMDPEGAKNVLRILDTYAADLKGKGGSIDMSKTYTTQFVDKVPAG, from the coding sequence ATGGAAATCCGCAAACTCTACCGTGCTGCACGAACCGGCCGTCGGCTGAAACTGGCCGGCGCCGCTCTGATCGCTGCAGCAGTCTTGTTCAGCACCGCCGCCTGCGGCGGGAATGCCGGCGGGAACGGCAACAGCCCAGAAGTCTCGATCATGGTCGGCGGCTTGAACAAGGTGATCTACCTGCCGGCCAAGTTGACCGAACAGCTCGGCTACTTCAAAGACGAGGGGCTCAACGTCACGCTGCTCGAGGAGCAGTCCGGGGCGAACTCGACCAATGCGGTGCTCGCCGGGCAGGTCAACGGCGCGGTCGGTTTCTACGACCACACGATCATGGTCCAGCCGAAAGGGCAGTGCATCCAATCCGTGGTGCAATTCGCCAACATCCCCGGCGAAGCGGAGGTGATTTCCACCAAGAACGCGGCGGCTTACCAATCCATGAAGGACCTGGAAGGCAAAAACCTCGGGATGACCTCCTTCGGCTCGTCCACCGACTTCCTGACCCAGGCGCTGGCCGGCCAGGCCGGAGTGCAGAACTACACTCCGGTCAAAGTCGGCGCCGGACCCACGTTCATCGCGCAGTTGCAGCAGGGCAGCATCGATGCCGGGATGACCACCGACCCCACGATCGCCCAGCTGGAAAGCAGCGGCGAAGGCAAAGTACTGGTGGAAATGCGCACCGCGGACGGCACCAAGGCCGCGCTCGGCGGGCTCTACCCGGCGTCCTCGCTCTACATGAGCTGCGACTACGTCCAGAAGAACCCGGAGACCGTGCAGAAACTCGCCAATGCCCTGGTCAAGACGCTGCGCTACATCAATGCCAATGACGCTGCGACGATCGCTGCGAAAATGCCTGCGGATTACGCCGCTGCAGGCAAGGAACTCTACGAAAAATCGGTCAACGATTCAAAGGGCATCTTCAACCAAGACGGAAAAATGGATCCGGAAGGAGCCAAAAACGTGTTGCGGATCCTGGATACCTACGCCGCGGACCTCAAAGGCAAGGGCGGCTCGATCGACATGTCCAAAACCTACACCACGCAATTCGTGGACAAGGTCCCGGCCGGCTGA